One window of Candidatus Anaeroferrophillus wilburensis genomic DNA carries:
- the mlaD gene encoding outer membrane lipid asymmetry maintenance protein MlaD — MAKKRFTVELVVGFFMLMGFLAVAYLAMSLGGINLLGTKYMRVYAHFNSASGLKAGAQVQIAGVPVGKVDRISLDENEMAKVELLIDPGVELQADVIASIKTQGIIGDKFVKISPGGDDELLKDGDRITETESAIDLEELISKYVFGEV; from the coding sequence ATGGCGAAAAAACGGTTTACCGTTGAATTGGTGGTTGGTTTTTTCATGTTGATGGGTTTTCTGGCTGTTGCCTATCTGGCGATGAGCTTGGGCGGCATTAATCTGCTGGGGACAAAATACATGCGGGTGTATGCCCACTTCAACTCTGCTTCCGGTCTTAAAGCGGGTGCTCAGGTCCAGATTGCCGGGGTGCCGGTGGGGAAAGTTGATCGGATTTCTCTGGATGAAAATGAAATGGCCAAAGTGGAGTTATTGATCGATCCCGGGGTTGAACTGCAGGCAGATGTCATTGCTTCCATCAAAACCCAGGGCATCATCGGCGATAAATTTGTTAAGATTTCCCCTGGTGGTGACGATGAGTTGCTGAAGGATGGCGACCGGATAACGGAAACCGAGTCAGCCATTG